In a genomic window of Methanomassiliicoccales archaeon:
- a CDS encoding ACT domain-containing protein has product MEVISMVVNDEFGVMQRVMGVFTRKKINVDTIVVGRCEIAGKSRIVLTVKDIQMANVAVADLKRLHDVVHVEVVDSTRHEAYALVSNSAGKARLVGSLDEVDKMIEATKPDAFIRAVNAL; this is encoded by the coding sequence ATGGAAGTAATTTCGATGGTCGTCAATGACGAGTTTGGCGTCATGCAAAGGGTGATGGGAGTATTCACGCGCAAGAAGATCAATGTTGACACCATCGTCGTAGGCCGATGCGAGATCGCGGGCAAATCACGCATCGTGCTTACGGTGAAGGACATACAGATGGCGAATGTGGCAGTGGCTGATCTTAAGAGGCTCCATGATGTGGTACACGTGGAAGTAGTGGACAGCACCCGTCACGAGGCGTATGCCTTGGTCTCCAACTCAGCTGGGAAGGCTAGATTGGTGGGAAGCCTGGACGAGGTCGACAAGATGATCGAGGCTACTAAGCCCGATGCCTTTATCAGGGCGGTCAACGCGCTTTAA